The following are from one region of the Brienomyrus brachyistius isolate T26 chromosome 4, BBRACH_0.4, whole genome shotgun sequence genome:
- the LOC125739848 gene encoding neutral cholesterol ester hydrolase 1-like produces the protein MHLFSVIAFFLTATTAYYIYTPLPRAISEPWKVMLLDAGIRFVVKMGYLVDDLGLSHHTRVLNFAVDHLEVLAPQSSEGVCVSDTVFAGLRVRVFESTRELGGQLKRGLLYFHGGGWAIGTGRMRSYDQLCRRMAQELDAVVVSVDYRLAPDVVFPGQYHDAILAAWYFLQPEVLAQYSVDPGRVGVTGDSAGANLGAAVAHEVAMDSQAPIKFRVQALIYPVLQALDFNTPSYQQNQAVPILYRPLMARYWLEYLGGDPSYIQPLLANDHAALDMSQLTSHRAKLNWTRLLPAAVRKNYEPVVPPRGSVRMLEELPGLTDPRAAPLLAEQEVLAQAPPTYILTCEHDVLRDDGLMYGRRLEEAGVAVSYDHHGDGFHGCLSFAFWPAYLEIGIRCVQNYIHWLGENL, from the exons ATGCATCTCTTTTCGGTGATCGCTTTCTTCCTGACGGCCACGACAGCCTATTACATTTACACCCCACTGCCAAGGGCGATTTCCGAGCCGTGGAAAGTTATGCTGCTGGATGCAGGAATACGCTTCGTTGTGAAAATG GGATACCTTGTGGATGACCTCGGCCTCAGTCACCACACCCGGGTTCTGAACTTTGCTGTGGACCACCTGGAAGTTCTGGCCCCACAGTCGAGTGAGGGGGTGTGCGTCAGCGACACTGTCTTCgccgggctccgggtccgcgtGTTCGAGTCCACCCgggagctgggggggcagctgaAGAGGGGCTTGCTCTACTTCCATGGAGGGGGATGGGCGATAGGCACTGGCA GGATGCGATCCTATGACCAGCTGTGCCGCAGGATGGCCCAGGAGCTGGATGCGGTCGTCGTGTCTGTTGA TTATCGCCTGGCTCCGGATGTGGTCTTCCCAGGTCAGTACCATGATGCCATCCTGGCTGCCTGGTACTTCCTGCAGCCCGAGGTTCTGGCCCAGTACTCAGTGGACCCAGGCCGGGTGGGCGTGACCGGGGACAGCGCCGGGGCTAATCTGGGTGCCGCAGTGGCTCATGAG GTCGCTATGGACTCTCAGGCACCTATCAAGTTCCGGGTGCAGGCCCTGATCTACCCAGTTCTGCAAGCCCTGGACTTCAACACACCTTCCTACCAGCAGAACCAGGCAGTTCCCATACTGTACCGCCCCCTCATGGCCCGGTACTGGCTGGAATACCTGGGCGGAGACCCGAGTTACATCCAGCCCCTGCTGGCTAATGACCATGCAGCACTGGACATGAGCCAGCTCACCTCGCACCGGGCCAAGCTGAACTGGACTCGGCTGCTGCCAGCTGCAGTCCGTAAGAACTATGAGCCAGTGGTGCCGCCGCGGGGCTCTGTGCGGATGCTGGAGGAGCTACCGGGTCTGACTGACCCACGGGCAGCCCCGTTGCTGGCCGAGCAGGAGGTGCTGGCCCAGGCTCCACCCACTTACATCCTGACATGCGAGCATGATGTTCTGCGGGATGATGGTCTCATGTATGGGCGGCGCCTGGAGGAGGCAGGAGTGGCCGTCAGCTACGATCACCATGGGGATGGTTTCCATGGCTGCCTGTCCTTTGCCTTCTGGCCCGCCTACCTGGAGATTGGAATACGATGCGTACAAAACTATATACACTGGTTGGGTGAAAATCTGtaa